In the genome of Planococcus donghaensis, the window TTTGTTCGCACGTGGGTGGAAGAACATGGTCGTTTACGAACAAAATACGGCTATGAAATTGTTCATGAAGATGGAACAATCGCGGCTACTGCTTTATCTGAACATGTCGTTGTAAAAAAAGAAACGTTTCGTCCGGTGTCCATCCAAAAAATCTTTCCAGAGTGGCATAAAAAATACGAAGAAATTAAAAAGCAGGTTCCTGATGGCGTTCGGAATTAAACGAGATGAACTCGAACGTTGGAAGCAAGGAGTCAATCGCGGTGAAATTTCGTTTTTAACGCATTATTGGGTAGACGAGCGCTTTCCAGGCTGTAATACGGTCACAAAAGTAGGGTGTTGTGACTTAAATAAGCTGGAATCTTGGGGGAAACAGTACGGATTGCAACGTGAGTGGATGGATTTACGAGGCAAGTACCCACATTTTGATTTATTTGGTGAACGTCAGCGGTCGATTTTGCAAAAAGAAGGCCATTTAGAGCAACTGAATAAACTAGAGAAATAATACATGAACTCGTCATGTAACAGAATGGCTATACGAAAAGTGTTGGAAAGGTTTTTCCAGCGCTTTTTTGTGTTTTATGCTTTAAAACAGGATGTACAAATCGAAAAAAGAACGGAAAAGTGTATTTTTTCAACAAAAAAGACTATAGACAACTCAAACAATACGAGTTTATCTATAGTCTCACAAGATTATTCATGCGTTTTATTTTGTGTATGAATAATCGAGTTCGTGTAAGTCATCGTTAACACTAACGTCAAGATTGTGGCCGTCAAAATACCAAGCATCGCTTTTTTCGATAAAATAAGTGACGTGATCTTCCTCTACTTTGGCCTCGATTTCATACGGCTGATCTTTTGTTACACCGAGAGAAAATCCAGGCTGCAGCTTGCTTGAGCCGCCATAACGAACGAAAAAGCGTACAGCTTCTCCAGATGTTACTTCCATTTCTTTTTTAAACCAATCGAGCGCGTCGTTGCTAATGTTAATTTGCATAGTACACGTCCTTTCACTGGTTACATCCAGCTGATTTTTGGTTCAGTGCCCGCTCGTATTCGGGAGATATTGGCGCGGTGGCGGAAAATAATGAATAACGCCAATAAGTAAATGACTGCCATAAACAAGTAATCTGCGGAAAAAATGGCGTAAATGGTAATGTAAATGATGAAAACGAGCGCTAAAATAATTGATGATAAGGATACCATTTTTGTGATTTTTAATGCAATTAAAAACACTGCAACTGCCATAATGAACAGGGGCCATTGGTAGCCAATTAAGATTCCACCAGATGTAGCAACGGCTTTGCCGCCTTTAAATTTAGCGAATACCGGAAAAATATGACCAATAACAGCTAATACACCAAACACTAGCGGATGGATGTCCGTTGCGATAAAGAGGGGAATCAACGTAGCCGCTGTTCCTTTTAAAATATCTAAAATGGTTACCGCAATACCGGCTTTTTTTCCGAGTGTTCGAAATGTGTTTGTAGCTCCTAAATTGCCACTTCCTTGCGTCCGGATATCAGTTTTGTAAAATAGTTTTCCAACCCATAAGGCAGAAGGAATCGAGCCAAGCAAGTAAGCTAATAGTAGGGGAAGTAGTATAGTCATGATGAACTCCTTTACACAACCTTATTTTGTATTTTTAGTTTACCATGACTGAAGTTCTTTAAACAATAGTCGACAGATTATTCAACAGGCAGAACAAAATCGTGTATGATAGAATAAAAAAGGACAGGTGAACATTTTGGAAAATCCTAGCCGTAACGAAATTAAAAATGTACTCGACCAAGCAAAAACAATAGCTGTGGTCGGGCTTAGTCCAAATCCTAGCCGAACGTCTTATGTGGTAGTAGAAGCGATGAAGCGAGCAGGTTACCGGATCATACCGGTAAATCCGTTGGCAGATACGGTAATGGGTGAGAAAAGCTATGCCCGTTTGAGCGATATCCAAGAAAAGGTAGATATCGTGAACGTTTTTCGTCGTAGCGAGTTTTTAGAAGAAATTGCAGATGAATTTGTGAAAATCGATTGTCCTGTTTTTTGGACACAATTAAATGTAGTAGATGAAAACGTATTTAATCGGTTGACTGATGCAGGGTATACAGTCATTATGGATCGTTGCATCAAAGTGGAATACGCCATTCTGAAATAGGCAATACCGCTAAAGGGCGCTCAGCGCTCTTTTTCTATGAAGTTTGACAGATGGTCTAGAAATAGCATACGATTAAGATAGAGTGAAACGCGAACAAACGTTTGTTGGAGGGAATTAGATGGCTAAAATTCAAAATACGGCATACAACGAAGAAGCAATTCAAGTACTCGAAGGCTTAGATGCCGTTAGAAAACGTCCGGGGATGTATATCGGATCGACTGATACGCGTGGACTGCATCATTTGGTCTATGAAATTGTCGACAACTCGGTCGATGAAGCGCTTGCAGGACACGGAGATAAAATTTCCGTTACAATCCACGACGATAACAGCATCAGTGTTCGAGATTTCGGACGTGGTATGCCTACAGGAATGCACCGCAGCGGGAAACCGACGCCAGAAGTTATTTTAACTGTGCTACATGCTGGGGGTAAATTTGGTCAAGGTGGCTATAAAACAAGTGGAGGGCTTCACGGAGTGGGTGCCTCTGTTGTAAACGCATTGTCTAGCTTTTTAGAAGTGACCATTTACCGTGACGGCAAAAAATACCGTCAACGTTTTGAACATGGCGGAAAGCCTGTGACGACTTTAGAAGAAATTGGCTCTACAAAAGAAACCGGGACAATGATTCATTTCTTACCGGATGAATCTATTTTTTCGGTTTCAAAATACAATTATGAAACGCTTTCTGAACGATTGCGCGAGTCTGCTTTCTTGTTAAAAGGATTAAAAATTGAGCTATTCGATCAACGCACAGAAGCGAAAGACGTTTTTCATTACGAAACTGGGATTGAAGCTTTTGTTTCTTACTTGAACGAAGAAAAAGATGTGCTTCATCCGGTCGCGTATATCGAAGGCCAACAAGATGAAATGGAAATCGAATTTTCGTTCCAGTTTAATGATGGTTATTCTGAGACCATTTTATCGTTTGTAAACAACGTCCGTACGCGTGACGGCGGCACACATGAAACCGGTGCAAAAGCAGCGATGACACGTGTTTTCAATGATTACGCTCGGAAAATTAATTTGTTAAAAGACAAAGATAAAAACTTAGAAGGCTCAGATATTCGTGAAGGATTGGCCGCAATTGTATCTGTCCGCATTCCAGAAGCTTTATTGCAGTTTGAAGGACAAACGAAAAGTAAATTAGGGACGAGTGAAGCGCGCAGTATCGTCGATTCAGTAGTTTCTCAAAAACTCATGTACTTTTTGGAAGAAAACGCAGACCTGAGCGCCTCGTTAGTTCGAAAAGCCATTCGCGCAGCACAAGCACGACTAGCTGCAAGAAAAGCTAGAGAAGATGCGCGAAACGGCAAAAAACGCAAAAAATCAGATGCGTTGCTGTCGGGTAAACTAACACCAGCGCAATCGCGTAACGCTAAAAAGAATGAGCTTTACTTAGTAGAGGGTGACTCTGCTGGTGGATCCGCTAAACAAGGACGCGACAGAACGTTCCAAGCAATCTTGCCGCTACGCGGAAAAGTTGTAAATACTGAAAAAGCAAAACTTGAAGAAATTATGAAAAACGAAGAGATTTCAACGATTATTCATGCCATTGGTGGCGGGGTTTCTTCTGACTTTTCAATTGATGACATCGCTTATAACAAAATAATCATCATGACAGATGCCGATACGGATGGTGCGCATATTCAAGTACTTTTGTTAACATTCTTTTTCCGTTACATGAAGCCTTTGATTGAAGCAGGAAAAGTGTTTATCGCACTTCCGCCATTGTATAAAGTATCAAAAGGTCTCGGTAAAAAAGAAGTAATTGATTACGCATGGACTGAAGCCGACCTAGATGCTTCGATCAAAAAAGTTGGAAAAGGTTACACACTACAGCGTTACAAAGGTTTGGGTGAGATGAACGCAGATCAATTATGGGAAACAACCATGAACCCGGAAACCCGCACATTAATCCGTGTAACGATTGAAGACAGTGCACGCGCAGAACGCGGCATTACCACATTAATGGGCGATAAAGTAGAACCACGCCGTCGTTGGATTGAAAGCAATGTCGATTTCGGACTTGAAGAAGATAGCAATATTTTAGAAAATGATTTGATTCACGCTGAGGAGGAACTGGTATGACACAAGCCGAAAGATTTCAAGATTTGCCATTAGAAGAAGTAATTGGCGATCGATTTGGCCGTTACAGTAAATACATTATCCAAGATCGAGCACTTCCAGATGCTCGTGACGGATTAAAACCTGTTCAGCGCCGAATTTTATATGCGATGTACCACGAAGGCAATACCAATGACAAAGCGTTCCGTAAATCGGCCAAAACCGTTGGTAACGTTATCGGTAACTATCATCCACACGGTGATAGTTCGGTTTATGAAGCCATGGTTCGTTTAAGTCAAGATTGGAAAATTCGTCACATGCTTGTTGAAATGCATGGAAATAACGGTTCGATGGACGGTGATTCACCAGCTGCGATGCGTTATACGGAAGCGCGGCTTTCGGCGATTTCTTCAGAACTATTACGCGACATCGACAAACGAACGGTAGAT includes:
- a CDS encoding acyl-CoA thioesterase; the protein is MYISEKEIEIRYAETDQMGVVYHANYIIWLEIGRTKLIEDIGFTYAGMEKDGYISPVVDISIQYKAALRYGQKAFVRTWVEEHGRLRTKYGYEIVHEDGTIAATALSEHVVVKKETFRPVSIQKIFPEWHKKYEEIKKQVPDGVRN
- a CDS encoding HesB/YadR/YfhF family protein — encoded protein: MQINISNDALDWFKKEMEVTSGEAVRFFVRYGGSSKLQPGFSLGVTKDQPYEIEAKVEEDHVTYFIEKSDAWYFDGHNLDVSVNDDLHELDYSYTK
- the plsY gene encoding glycerol-3-phosphate 1-O-acyltransferase PlsY, translated to MTILLPLLLAYLLGSIPSALWVGKLFYKTDIRTQGSGNLGATNTFRTLGKKAGIAVTILDILKGTAATLIPLFIATDIHPLVFGVLAVIGHIFPVFAKFKGGKAVATSGGILIGYQWPLFIMAVAVFLIALKITKMVSLSSIILALVFIIYITIYAIFSADYLFMAVIYLLALFIIFRHRANISRIRAGTEPKISWM
- a CDS encoding CoA-binding protein, with translation MENPSRNEIKNVLDQAKTIAVVGLSPNPSRTSYVVVEAMKRAGYRIIPVNPLADTVMGEKSYARLSDIQEKVDIVNVFRRSEFLEEIADEFVKIDCPVFWTQLNVVDENVFNRLTDAGYTVIMDRCIKVEYAILK
- the parE gene encoding DNA topoisomerase IV subunit B, whose product is MAKIQNTAYNEEAIQVLEGLDAVRKRPGMYIGSTDTRGLHHLVYEIVDNSVDEALAGHGDKISVTIHDDNSISVRDFGRGMPTGMHRSGKPTPEVILTVLHAGGKFGQGGYKTSGGLHGVGASVVNALSSFLEVTIYRDGKKYRQRFEHGGKPVTTLEEIGSTKETGTMIHFLPDESIFSVSKYNYETLSERLRESAFLLKGLKIELFDQRTEAKDVFHYETGIEAFVSYLNEEKDVLHPVAYIEGQQDEMEIEFSFQFNDGYSETILSFVNNVRTRDGGTHETGAKAAMTRVFNDYARKINLLKDKDKNLEGSDIREGLAAIVSVRIPEALLQFEGQTKSKLGTSEARSIVDSVVSQKLMYFLEENADLSASLVRKAIRAAQARLAARKAREDARNGKKRKKSDALLSGKLTPAQSRNAKKNELYLVEGDSAGGSAKQGRDRTFQAILPLRGKVVNTEKAKLEEIMKNEEISTIIHAIGGGVSSDFSIDDIAYNKIIIMTDADTDGAHIQVLLLTFFFRYMKPLIEAGKVFIALPPLYKVSKGLGKKEVIDYAWTEADLDASIKKVGKGYTLQRYKGLGEMNADQLWETTMNPETRTLIRVTIEDSARAERGITTLMGDKVEPRRRWIESNVDFGLEEDSNILENDLIHAEEELV